A stretch of the Psychroserpens sp. Hel_I_66 genome encodes the following:
- a CDS encoding formylglycine-generating enzyme family protein produces the protein MKSIILNYFLLFALFFLILNCKNEVKQKDNNSDISKIDENSGYEILKEKPSNIQTPDGMVWVPGKLFLQGAKDGDEFAMMREKPAHQVIVDGFFIDITEVTNKEFKSFIDATNYVTIAERPIDWEEMKKELPPNTPKPHDSILRPGSLIFNKNVNTVVNMANYSQWWTWKIGANWKHPEGPKSSIKGKDNYPVVHIAYEDAQAYCKWANRRLPTEAEWEAAAQGKATDHIFTWGNDPSKLNDYANTWQGAFPVKNESIDGFELIAPVKSYPANDLGIYDMMGNVWELTSDLFNANHYKEMDASKITINPSGAKNAYNPDSPNQKEHIIKGGSFLCHASYCASFRISARMGTAVDSGSDHTGFRTVATVKMLSSEE, from the coding sequence ATGAAATCTATAATTTTAAATTATTTTCTGCTTTTTGCTTTATTTTTTTTGATACTGAATTGTAAAAACGAAGTCAAACAAAAGGATAATAATTCGGACATCAGCAAGATAGATGAGAATTCAGGTTACGAGATTCTAAAAGAAAAGCCTTCAAACATACAAACTCCCGACGGTATGGTTTGGGTACCTGGAAAGCTATTTTTACAGGGGGCAAAAGATGGTGATGAATTTGCCATGATGCGCGAAAAACCCGCTCACCAAGTCATCGTAGATGGCTTTTTTATAGATATTACTGAGGTCACAAATAAAGAATTTAAAAGCTTTATAGATGCTACTAATTATGTAACAATAGCAGAGCGACCAATAGATTGGGAAGAAATGAAAAAAGAACTTCCTCCAAACACACCAAAACCTCACGATTCCATTTTACGACCAGGAAGTTTGATTTTTAACAAAAACGTAAATACTGTAGTCAATATGGCAAACTATAGCCAATGGTGGACATGGAAAATCGGTGCCAATTGGAAACATCCAGAAGGTCCAAAAAGCTCTATCAAAGGAAAAGACAATTACCCAGTTGTTCATATTGCCTACGAAGATGCTCAAGCCTATTGCAAATGGGCAAATAGAAGATTGCCAACAGAAGCAGAATGGGAAGCTGCTGCACAAGGCAAAGCAACAGACCACATATTTACATGGGGAAATGACCCAAGCAAATTAAACGATTACGCCAATACGTGGCAAGGTGCGTTCCCAGTAAAAAACGAAAGTATTGATGGCTTTGAGTTGATTGCACCTGTAAAATCTTATCCTGCAAATGATTTGGGCATTTACGACATGATGGGCAATGTTTGGGAACTCACCAGTGATTTGTTCAATGCAAACCATTATAAAGAAATGGACGCTTCAAAAATCACCATCAATCCCTCAGGAGCCAAAAATGCTTACAACCCAGATAGTCCAAATCAAAAAGAACACATCATAAAAGGAGGTTCATTTCTATGTCACGCCTCATATTGCGCAAGTTTCAGGATTTCGGCACGCATGGGTACAGCTGTAGATTCTGGGTCAGACCACACAGGGTTTAGAACTGTTGCTACGGTTAAGATGCTTTCTTCGGAAGAATAA
- the mutS gene encoding DNA mismatch repair protein MutS, translating into MAKKVKKVTPLMKQYNAIKVKYPDALLLFRVGDFYETFGQDAVKASKILDIILTKRGAGSESEIELAGFPHHSLNTYLPKLVKAGERVAICDQLEDPKQTKTIVKRGVTELVTPGVALNDDILHSKTNNFLAAVYFPSTSSASQSNGTVFNSVGVSFLDVSTGEFFISQGNSEYVDKLLQNFRPSEVLVSKPNRKKYSEAFGNDFHAFYLEDWVFQDDYANETLLKQFNTKSLKGFGIDDLYEGIVASGAILHYLGETQHHKLQHITSIQRLIKGEHVWMDRFTIKNLELYQSTNQNAVTLVDVIDKTISPMGGRLLKRWLALPLVNMSQINQRHDVVEYIKSDSLMLGKFQQQLKQIGDIERLISKVATVKITPREVVQLKNALEAIVPIKALALNTKNKALQHLGDQMDACEELRTRIKATLNEEAPVNILKGNTIASDFSSELKELRALSTSGKDYLDKMLERESERTGITSLKIGSNNVFGYYIEVRHTHKDKVPENWIRKQTLVSAERYITEELKEYETKILGAEERILMIEQQLFAELVSWITNFIQPVQKNSALIAQLDCLTGFAQLAIDNNFTRPMLTEGYELDIKNGRHPVIEKQLPHGEPYIANDVYLDREQQQIIMITGPNMSGKSAILRQTALIVLLAQMGSFVPAEIATIGLTDKIFTRVGASDNISMGESTFMVEMNETASILNNISDRSLVLLDEIGRGTSTYDGISIAWAISEYLHEHPSKAKTLFATHYHELNEMTETFDRIKNFNVSVKELEDNVLFLRKLVAGGSNHSFGIHVAKMAGMPQQVIHRANKILAQLEKSHSTEELNDKVKTLNNEMQLSFFNLDDPLLEQIKEEIVNIDIDTLTPVEALMKLNEIKRMLLKKKRA; encoded by the coding sequence TTGGCCAAAAAAGTAAAAAAAGTAACACCATTAATGAAACAATACAATGCCATTAAGGTTAAATATCCTGATGCGTTGTTGTTATTTAGAGTGGGTGATTTTTACGAAACTTTTGGTCAGGATGCTGTGAAAGCTTCAAAGATTTTAGATATTATTCTAACTAAGCGAGGCGCAGGAAGTGAGAGCGAAATTGAGTTGGCAGGTTTTCCGCATCACTCGTTAAACACCTATTTGCCAAAGCTTGTAAAAGCTGGAGAGCGTGTGGCGATTTGTGACCAATTAGAAGATCCAAAACAGACTAAAACCATAGTCAAGCGTGGCGTTACAGAATTAGTTACTCCAGGTGTAGCCCTCAACGATGATATCTTACATTCTAAAACCAATAACTTTTTAGCTGCGGTTTATTTTCCGTCAACCAGCTCAGCTTCACAATCCAACGGAACAGTTTTTAACAGCGTTGGAGTATCCTTTTTAGATGTCTCAACAGGAGAGTTTTTTATCTCTCAAGGGAATAGCGAATATGTAGATAAGCTACTCCAAAATTTTAGACCCAGTGAAGTGTTGGTTTCAAAACCCAACCGTAAAAAATATAGTGAGGCTTTTGGTAATGATTTTCATGCGTTTTATTTGGAAGATTGGGTGTTTCAAGATGATTATGCCAATGAAACCTTGCTCAAACAATTCAATACAAAATCGCTCAAAGGCTTTGGAATTGACGATTTGTACGAAGGGATTGTTGCCTCTGGAGCCATTTTACATTATTTGGGCGAAACCCAACATCATAAATTACAGCATATTACGTCTATTCAGCGACTTATAAAAGGAGAACATGTTTGGATGGATCGTTTTACGATTAAAAATTTAGAGTTGTACCAATCGACTAACCAAAATGCGGTCACGCTTGTTGATGTGATTGACAAAACGATTTCGCCAATGGGTGGGCGATTGTTGAAACGCTGGTTGGCATTGCCATTGGTTAACATGTCGCAAATTAATCAGCGTCATGATGTCGTTGAGTATATCAAAAGTGATAGTTTGATGTTGGGCAAATTTCAGCAGCAATTAAAACAAATAGGAGATATTGAGCGATTGATCTCAAAAGTGGCTACGGTTAAAATTACGCCTCGCGAGGTGGTTCAGCTTAAAAATGCTTTAGAAGCTATTGTTCCTATAAAAGCTTTGGCGCTCAACACCAAAAACAAAGCCTTACAGCATTTAGGAGATCAAATGGATGCTTGCGAGGAATTGCGAACTCGAATCAAAGCGACTTTAAACGAAGAAGCTCCGGTAAATATCTTAAAAGGGAATACGATTGCTTCAGATTTTTCTTCGGAATTAAAAGAACTGCGAGCACTCTCCACTTCTGGAAAGGATTATCTAGACAAAATGCTCGAGCGCGAAAGCGAACGCACAGGCATCACATCGCTTAAAATAGGATCAAATAATGTGTTTGGCTATTACATTGAAGTACGCCACACCCACAAAGATAAAGTGCCCGAAAATTGGATTAGAAAACAAACGCTCGTGAGCGCAGAGCGCTATATTACAGAAGAGCTTAAAGAATACGAAACCAAGATTTTAGGTGCAGAAGAACGTATTTTAATGATTGAGCAGCAATTATTTGCAGAGCTCGTAAGTTGGATTACTAATTTTATCCAACCTGTTCAGAAAAACTCAGCATTAATAGCGCAATTAGACTGTTTAACTGGTTTTGCACAGTTGGCTATCGACAATAATTTCACTCGACCAATGCTGACAGAGGGTTACGAACTCGACATCAAAAACGGTCGCCATCCCGTCATAGAAAAGCAATTGCCACATGGCGAGCCCTACATTGCCAACGATGTGTATTTAGATAGGGAACAACAGCAAATCATTATGATTACGGGTCCAAATATGTCTGGTAAATCGGCAATTTTACGACAAACCGCATTAATTGTTTTATTGGCACAAATGGGAAGTTTTGTTCCTGCGGAAATTGCAACGATTGGATTAACAGATAAGATATTTACTAGAGTAGGAGCTAGCGATAATATTTCAATGGGAGAATCGACGTTTATGGTGGAGATGAATGAAACTGCTTCTATTTTAAATAATATTTCAGACCGAAGTTTGGTGCTTCTTGACGAAATTGGTCGCGGAACAAGCACCTATGATGGGATTTCAATCGCTTGGGCCATAAGCGAGTATTTGCACGAACATCCAAGTAAAGCAAAAACTTTATTTGCTACACATTATCATGAGCTCAATGAAATGACTGAAACGTTTGATCGCATCAAAAATTTCAATGTATCGGTAAAGGAGTTAGAAGATAATGTTTTATTTCTTCGGAAATTAGTAGCAGGTGGAAGTAATCATTCCTTCGGAATTCACGTCGCGAAAATGGCAGGAATGCCTCAGCAAGTAATACATCGTGCCAATAAGATCTTAGCACAATTAGAAAAGTCACATTCTACCGAAGAATTGAACGACAAAGTAAAAACGCTTAACAATGAAATGCAATTGAGTTTCTTTAATCTCGATGATCCATTATTGGAGCAGATAAAAGAAGAAATTGTCAATATAGATATTGACACATTAACACCAGTAGAAGCCCTTATGAAACTCAATGAAATTAAGCGTATGTTATTGAAAAAGAAGCGCGCATAA
- a CDS encoding RNA methyltransferase, with the protein MRKLKNSELDRLNVDEFKQATKTPIIIILDNIRSLNNIGSVFRTSDAFLVEKIYLCGITATPPHNDIRKTALGSTETVDWEYAEHTIDVINKLKSQNVKVISIEQAERATMLNSFQPETDQKYALVFGNEVKGVAQDVVDASDIVIEIPQFGTKHSLNISVSCGVVVWDLFSKMKNIS; encoded by the coding sequence ATGAGAAAATTAAAAAACAGCGAACTTGATAGATTAAATGTCGATGAATTTAAACAAGCCACAAAAACGCCTATCATAATAATTCTCGATAATATTAGAAGTTTAAACAATATAGGTTCTGTATTTAGAACGAGTGATGCTTTTTTGGTCGAGAAGATTTATCTCTGCGGAATAACAGCAACACCGCCACACAACGATATTAGAAAAACCGCTTTAGGAAGCACTGAAACTGTAGATTGGGAATATGCTGAACACACCATCGATGTCATTAACAAACTAAAATCTCAAAACGTCAAGGTCATTTCCATTGAGCAAGCAGAACGTGCAACTATGCTCAACTCTTTTCAACCTGAAACTGATCAAAAATATGCTTTAGTATTTGGCAACGAAGTGAAAGGTGTAGCTCAAGATGTTGTTGACGCCAGTGATATTGTGATTGAGATCCCTCAATTTGGAACCAAGCATTCACTTAATATTTCGGTGAGTTGTGGTGTTGTGGTTTGGGATTTGTTTAGTAAGATGAAAAATATATCTTAA
- the folK gene encoding 2-amino-4-hydroxy-6-hydroxymethyldihydropteridine diphosphokinase: protein MNSTHHVYIALGSNKGDRLKYLQDAVDAVFTQIGNINAIAKVYNTPAFGFDGDDFLNTCIYVESIFSAEDILAKLQQIETRLGREPKQGDGFESRTIDLDILMFDCDIISSENLNVPHLQLPKRKFVLKPLHDIASKLKHPQLEKTVAELLETCEDESHVEAINIWLKNPSKQFDFSKYNYIAIEGNIGAGKTSLAQQIAADFNAKLILERFADNAFLPKFYEEPQRYAFTLEMSFLADRYQQISDDLSQLDLFKDFMVSDYDIYKSLIFSKITLPEDEFKLYRKLFYLMYKDIAKPDLYVYLYQNTQRLQENIKKRGRDYEQNIDDEYLEKINSGYLDFLKNQSELNVKIIDISDKDFVNNRTDYLWVLGEICSFSD from the coding sequence ATGAATTCTACACATCACGTTTACATCGCTCTTGGCAGCAATAAAGGCGACAGATTAAAATATCTGCAAGACGCTGTAGATGCTGTTTTTACTCAAATTGGTAATATAAACGCCATTGCAAAAGTCTATAATACGCCAGCTTTTGGGTTTGATGGAGACGACTTTTTAAATACCTGTATTTATGTGGAATCCATATTTTCTGCGGAAGACATTCTCGCTAAGCTCCAACAAATAGAAACCCGATTAGGTCGTGAGCCCAAGCAAGGCGATGGTTTTGAATCCCGAACCATAGATTTGGATATTTTGATGTTTGATTGCGATATCATTTCTTCGGAAAATTTAAACGTACCACACCTTCAACTACCGAAGAGAAAATTTGTATTAAAGCCACTTCATGATATTGCCTCAAAACTGAAACATCCACAATTGGAAAAAACAGTGGCAGAGCTTTTAGAAACTTGCGAAGATGAGAGCCATGTGGAAGCGATTAATATTTGGCTGAAAAATCCATCAAAGCAATTTGACTTTTCGAAATACAATTACATCGCGATCGAAGGTAATATAGGCGCTGGTAAGACAAGTTTGGCGCAACAAATTGCAGCAGATTTTAACGCCAAACTCATTTTAGAGCGTTTTGCAGATAATGCCTTTCTGCCAAAATTTTACGAAGAGCCACAACGTTATGCATTTACTTTAGAAATGTCATTTCTCGCAGATCGTTATCAACAAATAAGCGATGATCTCTCACAATTGGATTTGTTTAAGGATTTTATGGTGAGCGATTATGACATTTATAAATCCTTGATTTTTTCAAAAATCACTTTACCAGAAGATGAGTTTAAACTCTACCGTAAACTTTTTTATTTAATGTATAAAGACATCGCCAAACCAGATTTGTATGTCTATTTATATCAAAACACGCAACGACTCCAGGAAAATATTAAAAAACGCGGACGCGATTACGAGCAAAACATAGACGACGAGTATTTAGAAAAAATCAACTCAGGTTATCTAGACTTCTTAAAAAATCAAAGCGAGCTCAATGTGAAAATTATCGATATTTCAGATAAGGATTTCGTAAATAATCGTACGGATTATTTGTGGGTTTTGGGTGAGATTTGTTCGTTTTCCGATTAA
- a CDS encoding queuosine precursor transporter, protein MTIKDKLAAQKIYLFLAALFITSLVVSNLIFQKFFYWYPFDVEIFGSKLFEISVGILPYPITFLITDLISEIYGKKRANQVVVAGIFASVFSLLIILVSNHVPATTWSYVNDATFTKVFGNSAIAVFASMITYLFAQFVDIQVYHFWKRLTKGKHLWLRNNFSTWTSQFVDTFTILILLCFFGIIPWENFKGLLISGFIFKVLVALLDTPLLYLGVYLFRKRFKLSVNQEIELL, encoded by the coding sequence ATGACCATAAAAGACAAACTTGCTGCGCAAAAAATCTATTTATTTCTTGCTGCGCTGTTTATAACGTCTTTGGTGGTTTCTAATTTAATTTTTCAAAAGTTTTTTTACTGGTATCCTTTTGATGTCGAGATTTTTGGTTCAAAGCTTTTTGAGATTTCGGTTGGGATTTTACCCTATCCCATTACGTTTTTGATCACCGATTTGATTAGTGAGATTTATGGCAAAAAGCGCGCGAACCAGGTTGTAGTGGCTGGTATTTTTGCGTCGGTATTTTCTTTGCTAATAATTTTGGTCTCTAATCATGTGCCAGCGACAACTTGGTCATACGTGAATGATGCAACGTTTACAAAAGTATTTGGCAATTCTGCCATTGCAGTTTTTGCTAGTATGATCACCTACTTGTTTGCTCAATTTGTGGACATACAGGTATATCATTTTTGGAAAAGACTTACCAAAGGAAAACATTTATGGTTGAGAAATAACTTTTCTACCTGGACCTCACAATTTGTTGACACATTTACCATTTTAATCTTGTTGTGCTTTTTTGGGATTATCCCATGGGAAAATTTTAAAGGCTTATTAATAAGTGGCTTTATTTTTAAGGTTCTCGTCGCACTTTTAGATACACCATTATTATATTTAGGTGTCTACTTATTTAGAAAGCGATTTAAATTATCTGTTAATCAGGAAATTGAATTACTCTAA
- a CDS encoding AsmA-like C-terminal region-containing protein — MKKAFKIIGITLLIIIALLVIIPFAFQGQIKDIVKNFINQNLNAKVEFSDVNLSFIRSFPQAHVSVDDLVITNFKPFEGETFVTAKTISFEMSIKELFKNASDEPIIVNSIDIDEALMTLKKDALGNNNYDITKEKENAQGTVDSSGGFSFDIKDYSINKSALTYIDEKSNTQIYITELNHTGNGTFSEEKSQLDTKSEANVSMSIDSTQYLNQNKVKLDALIGMNLNEQKYTFMENKGFINQLPLVFNGYVQVLEDGQDIDITFENPESSFKDFLAVIPETYSKNIENVETTGDFKVNGIVRGKISEETIPTLDINITSNNASFKYPDLPKRVSNINIDTSIKNTTGNVDDTFVEIKTLDFKIDNDVFKSSATIRNLTKNMLVNANIDGTLNLANLTQAYPIDFDKELSGILKAKINTSFDMEAIETNAYGRIKNSGTASLSDFVFSSEDLVNPIQIDNADMTFNTENVSLNSFNAKTGSSDFSANGKINNLIGFLLSDKKLQGTFNLNSNKLVVSDFMVEDKNTTETSNKTTSTSQSMKIPDFLDCTINANANTVIYDNLTLKDVNGTLLIKDQEANLKNLTSNLFNGVLALTGKVSTRTDTPVFDLNIGADGFDISQSFNDLELLQNLAPIAKALQGKLNTVIKLQGTLGNDFTPNLSTISGDAFAELLTTDINENQASLLSKLDGALNFIDFSKLNLNDLKANLTFANGQVSVKPFNLNYNDINIVVSGGHGFDKSLNYNAVFQVPAKYLGSEVNRLIGKINDNEVNKITIPVTANITGSYTSPKVQTDLTSGVSNLTKQLIEIEKQKLIGQGKDKVNDILGGILGGTKNEMPKDSTTVKTDSTKTNTVQEGVKDILGGLLKNRKKKKDSTQKP; from the coding sequence ATGAAAAAAGCATTTAAAATAATTGGTATTACTTTATTAATAATCATCGCTTTATTGGTGATTATCCCTTTTGCGTTTCAGGGTCAAATCAAGGACATCGTCAAGAACTTTATCAATCAAAATCTCAATGCAAAAGTTGAGTTTAGCGATGTGAATTTGAGTTTTATTCGCAGTTTTCCTCAGGCACACGTAAGTGTTGATGACTTGGTGATTACAAATTTTAAGCCTTTTGAGGGTGAAACGTTTGTTACTGCTAAAACGATCTCATTTGAAATGTCTATTAAAGAACTTTTTAAAAATGCCAGCGATGAGCCTATCATTGTAAATTCTATTGATATTGATGAAGCTTTAATGACCTTAAAAAAGGACGCTTTAGGCAATAACAATTATGACATCACCAAAGAGAAAGAGAATGCTCAGGGAACTGTAGATTCTTCTGGCGGATTTTCATTTGACATCAAAGATTACAGCATTAATAAGAGTGCTTTGACTTACATAGATGAAAAATCAAATACCCAAATATATATTACAGAACTTAATCATACTGGTAACGGTACGTTTTCCGAAGAAAAATCGCAACTCGACACGAAGAGTGAAGCCAATGTGAGCATGAGCATTGACAGCACACAATATCTTAATCAAAATAAAGTAAAATTGGATGCGCTTATTGGGATGAATCTTAACGAGCAAAAATATACATTTATGGAAAATAAAGGGTTCATCAATCAATTACCCCTTGTTTTCAATGGCTATGTTCAAGTTCTTGAAGATGGTCAGGACATTGATATTACTTTTGAAAATCCAGAATCTTCCTTTAAAGATTTTCTTGCTGTAATACCAGAAACGTATTCTAAAAATATCGAGAACGTTGAGACCACTGGTGATTTTAAGGTAAATGGTATTGTTAGAGGGAAAATTTCCGAAGAAACAATCCCTACTTTAGACATTAATATTACATCTAATAATGCGTCTTTCAAATATCCAGATTTACCAAAAAGAGTTAGCAATATAAATATTGATACGTCTATAAAAAACACCACAGGGAATGTCGATGATACGTTTGTAGAGATTAAAACACTTGATTTTAAAATTGACAATGATGTGTTCAAATCGAGCGCAACAATAAGAAATCTCACTAAAAACATGTTGGTAAATGCCAATATTGATGGTACTTTAAACCTTGCGAACTTAACACAAGCATATCCTATTGATTTTGATAAGGAATTAAGTGGAATTTTAAAAGCAAAAATCAACACATCCTTTGATATGGAAGCGATTGAGACGAACGCCTATGGACGAATCAAGAATTCGGGAACCGCGAGCTTGAGTGATTTTGTTTTCTCTTCGGAAGATCTGGTAAATCCAATTCAAATTGATAATGCAGATATGACGTTTAATACTGAAAACGTTTCTCTTAACAGCTTTAACGCAAAAACAGGAAGTAGCGATTTTAGCGCAAACGGAAAAATAAATAATCTTATTGGTTTTTTACTGAGTGATAAGAAATTACAAGGAACCTTCAATCTCAACTCCAATAAATTGGTCGTGAGTGATTTTATGGTAGAGGACAAAAACACTACCGAAACTTCCAATAAAACCACCTCAACATCCCAATCTATGAAAATTCCAGATTTTTTGGATTGTACGATCAATGCTAATGCAAATACAGTCATCTATGATAACCTTACACTTAAGGATGTAAATGGAACATTATTGATCAAAGACCAAGAGGCAAATTTAAAAAACCTTACCTCAAATCTTTTTAACGGTGTATTGGCATTAACAGGAAAAGTATCAACAAGAACAGATACTCCTGTTTTTGACCTTAATATTGGAGCAGATGGATTTGATATCTCGCAATCCTTCAATGATTTGGAATTGTTGCAAAATTTAGCTCCAATAGCAAAAGCACTTCAAGGAAAGCTCAATACAGTTATTAAACTCCAAGGAACTTTGGGCAATGACTTCACTCCAAATTTATCTACAATTTCTGGTGATGCGTTTGCTGAGTTATTAACTACAGATATTAACGAAAACCAAGCTTCATTACTAAGCAAGCTAGATGGTGCGTTAAATTTTATTGATTTCAGTAAATTAAACTTAAATGATTTAAAAGCTAATTTGACATTTGCCAATGGTCAAGTAAGCGTTAAACCTTTCAACTTAAATTACAATGATATTAATATTGTGGTTTCAGGAGGTCACGGTTTTGACAAGTCCTTAAATTATAATGCAGTTTTTCAAGTACCAGCAAAATATTTGGGAAGTGAGGTAAATAGATTGATCGGTAAAATAAATGATAATGAGGTAAACAAAATAACAATTCCTGTTACCGCTAATATTACTGGAAGCTACACAAGCCCAAAAGTACAAACAGATTTAACAAGTGGTGTCTCTAACCTTACAAAGCAATTAATTGAAATTGAAAAACAGAAATTAATAGGTCAAGGCAAAGATAAGGTCAATGACATATTGGGAGGCATACTAGGTGGCACCAAAAATGAAATGCCAAAAGACTCTACAACCGTCAAAACAGATTCAACAAAAACCAATACTGTACAAGAAGGTGTGAAAGACATTCTAGGAGGTCTTTTAAAGAACAGAAAAAAGAAAAAAGATTCTACTCAAAAACCATGA
- a CDS encoding RNA polymerase sigma factor RpoD/SigA, translating to MRQLKITKQVTNRESKSLDKYLQDISKLPMITAEEEVELAQRIREGDQVALDKLTTANLRFVVSVAKQYQNQGLTLPDLINEGNAGLVKAAKRFDETRGFKFISYAVWWIRQAILQALAEQSRIVRLPLNKIGSINKINKAFSFLEQTHQRPPSAQEIAQELDMTLSEVKQSLKNSGRHLSMDAPLKEGETSSLYDVVKSGESPNPDMQLMKESLNVEINRALDTLSQKESDVIRLNFGLSDEPPMTLDEIGATFDLTRERVRQIREKGIKRLRQDSKSKILKTYLG from the coding sequence ATGAGGCAATTAAAGATTACCAAGCAAGTTACCAACCGTGAATCAAAATCCCTAGACAAGTACCTACAAGACATTAGTAAACTCCCAATGATTACTGCTGAAGAAGAAGTTGAGCTAGCCCAGCGTATTCGAGAAGGAGATCAAGTAGCGCTTGATAAACTCACGACAGCTAACTTACGTTTCGTAGTTTCTGTTGCTAAACAATATCAAAACCAAGGTCTTACACTTCCAGATTTAATTAACGAAGGTAATGCTGGTTTAGTAAAAGCAGCTAAACGTTTTGACGAAACAAGAGGTTTTAAATTTATCTCTTATGCAGTTTGGTGGATTAGACAAGCAATTTTACAAGCTTTAGCAGAACAATCTCGAATAGTTAGATTACCTTTGAACAAAATTGGTTCTATCAACAAAATCAATAAAGCGTTTTCGTTTTTAGAACAAACACATCAAAGACCTCCAAGTGCTCAGGAGATAGCACAAGAATTGGACATGACACTTTCTGAAGTGAAGCAGTCATTAAAAAATTCTGGGAGACATTTATCAATGGATGCGCCTTTAAAAGAAGGTGAAACGTCAAGTTTATATGACGTTGTAAAATCTGGTGAATCACCAAATCCAGATATGCAATTGATGAAAGAGTCTTTAAATGTTGAAATAAATAGAGCGTTAGACACATTATCTCAAAAAGAAAGTGATGTTATTCGTTTAAACTTTGGATTAAGTGATGAGCCACCAATGACATTAGATGAAATTGGAGCGACATTTGATTTAACCAGAGAGCGTGTTAGACAAATTAGAGAAAAAGGAATTAAGCGTTTACGCCAAGATTCTAAGAGTAAAATATTAAAAACGTATTTAGGATAG
- the rpsU gene encoding 30S ribosomal protein S21 — protein MIKILVKEGESIERALKRYKRKHRNVKTMQNIRENQFFTKPSVKRRREIQKAGYIQNLRDQEDI, from the coding sequence ATGATCAAAATTTTAGTAAAAGAAGGAGAAAGCATTGAACGTGCTTTAAAACGTTACAAAAGAAAACACCGTAACGTAAAGACGATGCAAAACATACGTGAGAACCAGTTTTTCACAAAGCCATCGGTAAAAAGAAGACGCGAAATCCAAAAAGCTGGATATATCCAAAACTTGAGAGATCAAGAGGATATTTAG
- a CDS encoding DUF2797 domain-containing protein, whose translation MFYQGVLTKMQTEFADPIQYYLILENDFLNMNQLLDKTITLQFVKHQCLKCGLDKPIYRQGFCKEDFFDIPQAGDWIMRPELSTAHLDQEDRDLEYEKKVQLQPHIVYLANSSNVKVGVTRKAQVPTRWIDQGAHEAIEIVEVPNRYLAGITEVALKDHVADKTNWRKMLKNDIEDENLVEWRERLKGFIPSEAQEYYIASNTETNIHFPVSRYPEKPKSLNIEKQQSYTGKLLGIKGQYLIFEDNTVFNVRSNEGLVLRFEIS comes from the coding sequence ATGTTCTATCAAGGAGTTTTAACAAAGATGCAAACCGAGTTTGCAGATCCTATTCAATACTATTTAATACTTGAGAATGATTTCTTGAATATGAATCAGTTACTCGATAAAACCATCACATTGCAGTTCGTAAAACACCAATGTTTAAAATGCGGATTGGACAAACCAATTTACCGTCAAGGGTTCTGTAAAGAAGACTTTTTTGATATTCCGCAAGCTGGAGATTGGATCATGAGACCAGAATTAAGCACTGCACATTTAGATCAAGAAGACCGTGATTTGGAATATGAAAAAAAAGTGCAATTGCAACCACATATTGTGTATTTAGCAAATTCAAGTAATGTAAAAGTGGGTGTGACACGAAAAGCGCAGGTGCCAACGCGATGGATAGATCAAGGTGCTCACGAAGCCATAGAAATTGTTGAGGTCCCCAACCGCTATTTGGCAGGAATAACCGAAGTGGCCCTAAAAGACCACGTAGCAGATAAAACCAATTGGCGCAAAATGCTTAAAAATGATATTGAAGATGAAAATCTTGTAGAGTGGCGAGAACGTTTAAAGGGTTTTATTCCTTCGGAAGCTCAAGAGTATTATATCGCATCTAATACCGAAACCAACATTCATTTTCCAGTATCTAGATATCCTGAAAAACCTAAAAGTCTAAATATCGAAAAACAGCAATCTTACACCGGGAAGTTATTAGGTATAAAAGGACAGTATCTCATTTTTGAGGATAATACTGTTTTTAATGTGAGAAGCAATGAAGGTTTGGTGTTGAGATTTGAAATATCTTAA